Proteins encoded within one genomic window of Actinoplanes octamycinicus:
- a CDS encoding DUF1905 domain-containing protein has protein sequence MFEADLVRWPGESAWVFAPVPAEHAPERAGAFGRVPVTATVDGTRWATSVWRDKEAGWLLAVPKRIRAGKDHGDVVRVEVEVDPSRLGT, from the coding sequence GTGTTCGAGGCGGACTTGGTGCGATGGCCGGGGGAGAGCGCGTGGGTTTTCGCGCCGGTGCCGGCGGAGCACGCCCCGGAGCGGGCCGGGGCGTTCGGGCGGGTGCCGGTGACGGCGACCGTGGACGGGACGAGGTGGGCGACCAGCGTGTGGCGCGACAAGGAGGCGGGCTGGCTGCTCGCGGTGCCGAAGCGGATCCGGGCCGGGAAGGACCACGGCGACGTGGTGCGGGTCGAAGTGGAGGTGGATCCGTCCAGGCTGGGGACATGA